From the genome of Pseudomonadota bacterium, one region includes:
- a CDS encoding Uma2 family endonuclease — protein sequence MPAPTAIIDANDPRAPTQERWDRLSADERSAVVAQLPAAIPPELFMPEGDRHRKAKASAISALDAFFRRIGRKVYLSSELNVFYPGEPRFHPDVLAVLDVDPGERDKWVVSQEGKGLDWVLEVHVWGELHKDQTVNVERYARLGIPEYFIFDRLRGRLTGYRLATAAQRRYQPILAQHGRYPSAVLGLELALEQERLRFYYGTAPLPEADELALRLESMVDGLVSQRLEAEERAEQEQQRADRAEARLLQLEAEFERLRRGAT from the coding sequence ATGCCGGCGCCCACCGCTATCATCGACGCCAACGACCCGCGCGCCCCGACGCAGGAGCGCTGGGACCGCCTCAGCGCCGACGAGCGCAGCGCCGTCGTGGCCCAGCTTCCCGCGGCCATCCCGCCCGAGCTCTTCATGCCGGAGGGCGACCGCCATCGCAAGGCCAAGGCCAGCGCCATCAGCGCCCTCGATGCCTTCTTCCGCCGCATCGGTCGCAAGGTGTATCTGTCTTCCGAGCTCAACGTCTTCTACCCCGGTGAGCCTCGCTTCCACCCGGACGTGCTGGCGGTGCTCGACGTCGACCCGGGCGAGCGCGACAAGTGGGTCGTCTCGCAGGAGGGGAAGGGCCTCGACTGGGTGCTCGAGGTCCACGTCTGGGGCGAGCTGCACAAGGACCAGACCGTCAATGTGGAGCGCTACGCGCGGCTCGGCATTCCCGAGTACTTCATCTTCGACCGCCTGCGCGGGCGCCTGACGGGCTACCGACTCGCCACCGCCGCGCAGCGCCGCTATCAGCCGATCCTGGCCCAACACGGGCGCTACCCCTCGGCCGTGCTCGGCCTGGAGCTGGCGCTCGAGCAAGAGCGGCTGCGCTTCTACTACGGCACGGCGCCGCTGCCCGAGGCCGACGAGCTCGCGCTGCGACTGGAGTCGATGGTCGATGGCCTGGTCAGCCAGCGCCTCGAGGCCGAAGAACGCGCCGAGCAAGAACAGCAGCGCGCCGACCGCGCTGAAGCACGCCTGCTGCAGCTCGAAGCCGAGTTCGAGCGACTGCGGCGCGGCGCGACCTAG
- a CDS encoding transposase codes for MTPLGGHQGAWRVNGCCGAAPKRWPSKSSCLPRGTGRPGVFCSLGVQKTRWLPDGVFSDDGNGGLQFHRLAPPSDDDIDRLLLRVAAKVDKLLSDSDDDGPVDEDAQAMLDDQAAAVNAPCKAPRWSRATDNDRPRRSRCAVFEGYSLHADLAVHQRDRKTLERLLRYGLRPPFAQKRLSLTSEGNVRLKLRKPYYTGQSEIVLPPQDFLRRLIATIPPKRMNLVRFHGVFAPRATVRPALKGLLPCKPQGNPSTTTKPSTTTEATAIAEPSAAPKEDLPPLPPRYRRPWHELLKRVFDFDIVCGCCGSKMHHISHIEHPQTIERILSHLGLPTEPPRKAPARAPPQCELDFGHVDEPELDDVPVIYVD; via the coding sequence CTGACACCACTTGGCGGCCACCAGGGGGCGTGGCGCGTCAATGGGTGCTGCGGCGCGGCGCCGAAGAGGTGGCCATCGAAATCTTCGTGTCTTCCGCGGGGCACGGGCCGGCCAGGCGTTTTCTGCTCTCTCGGAGTACAGAAAACACGATGGCTCCCAGACGGCGTATTTTCCGACGATGGCAACGGCGGGCTGCAGTTTCACCGCCTTGCCCCACCAAGCGACGACGACATCGACAGGCTCCTGCTTCGGGTGGCCGCGAAGGTGGACAAGCTCCTGTCGGACTCCGATGATGACGGTCCAGTCGACGAGGATGCTCAGGCCATGCTTGACGATCAGGCCGCTGCCGTCAATGCGCCGTGCAAGGCTCCGCGTTGGTCTCGGGCTACAGACAACGACCGGCCCCGCAGGTCACGCTGCGCCGTCTTCGAGGGCTACTCGCTGCACGCCGATCTGGCCGTCCACCAAAGAGACAGAAAGACACTCGAGCGTCTGCTGCGTTACGGGCTGAGGCCTCCCTTCGCACAAAAGCGGCTCTCGCTGACCTCCGAGGGAAACGTCCGCCTCAAGCTACGAAAACCCTACTACACCGGGCAGAGCGAAATCGTGTTGCCGCCCCAGGACTTCCTTCGTCGGCTTATCGCCACGATTCCTCCCAAGCGGATGAATCTGGTCCGCTTTCACGGAGTGTTCGCCCCGCGCGCGACGGTTCGGCCGGCGCTGAAGGGTCTGTTGCCCTGCAAACCTCAGGGCAACCCCAGCACCACCACCAAGCCGTCCACCACCACGGAGGCGACGGCCATCGCCGAGCCCTCTGCCGCGCCCAAAGAAGACCTCCCGCCGTTGCCTCCGCGCTACAGACGGCCCTGGCACGAGTTGCTCAAGAGAGTCTTCGACTTCGACATCGTCTGCGGATGCTGTGGCTCGAAGATGCACCACATCAGCCATATCGAGCATCCCCAGACCATCGAGCGCATCCTCAGCCACCTCGGTCTGCCGACCGAGCCGCCCCGCAAAGCCCCCGCCCGTGCTCCCCCGCAGTGTGAGCTCGACTTCGGCCACGTCGACGAGCCCGAGCTGGATGACGTCCCCGTCATCTACGTCGACTGA
- a CDS encoding zinc-dependent metalloprotease yields the protein MMRSRGPVASSASRRARTRAGATLLALAALAACAGEGDIDRTQPNRLPRSLFSGTWYLRNTVIGVPGTATAAWVGQTGALEKVRWDVQEKWLIAYRAYEEVPGTDSTERGKVAASEYRENPVAAFPIESHFDLRRNYNPTTGEQLNVIEENSTDRPWHQREWLRVDWSTSQVDGRAFYGAGGRVPYQARFFVQAHEKSADAPRFIERDGRAVDFDALATARARPAAAWGERIGYFDLVGKFLLEPETVKLRSGGRERELPLCWFQSYRGQNFQTASCGPTEVRVRTAFLRVGERNFEPVALPNREMGKFGYFRTERFTWDRRYGLRESGRVYLADVHNIWQRAYRTDAQGMLERDADGAYVPIPVTERQPKPIVYHLNEDFPCELVAAAEQTAAGWNRAFRRTVAVAKGLLVRTTGESEAELDAIGRDVVPDMFRLDRNGWEQQQPGDDFSCANLRHDATRVRARLGDLRYSFLAWVPERQLRGPLGYGPHSADPETGEVIAGMAHVYGAAVDEYASTALEIIRVLNNDLSLDDLTTGADVRSYLATVRQPSDPAKIPAEVAQLRGEALRALLLGKDVQQKLAALRERGLEPASPGASAQRRELLAGSSLAAPLVDDEILRALAPSAATGGQLDPASLPTELRDALSPLHWASPEARELDELRIGRAAAQTLWLAEFADDSIQGLAEEVWRRFGATKDYDAMWQYLRQMIFRAVMEHEVGHTLGLRHNFAGSYDSVNYFNRYWDLRAPADAQGKGGLITRDPLAAGESLTFAQLYQQAQQTSAQVAGRMREQQYSSIMDYHAKFNSDAQGIGKYDEAAILFGYGGHVEVFDEAPVGAKVVLRDRFKDCLPRYESIPNPAFDYLLEQWHYSSVWNLLGGKSGLVQRRFRRWAELKAEQDQATTQCRAFVADGSEEVADYVAREDTQRDAEVPYMFCGDEYAGATQSCQRWDEGADPREQVQNVVDGYRSYYFFNNFKRDRFAFDAYSVFRRVAGRYFSYLPNTYQHWLFQTVFRDPPDSVQANYWTLGTYTGFNLLMDVLATPSYGTYCRFDPVTRKCSATGTQWGQLSDDTKAPESNRLVIERGPGRRRFSRFDYASGYNYQEQVLESGHFWESLAALEMLTQSVGTFVGRETGSDFTSYLVPYYLTFDHELTRHFEGILTEDYERYAPRIVEGKLRTRPARPLRLRPVGSEPAVLLDPATGERLDNLPLGEAIDLQNWFTQKYYTLVLGMLELRSLYSLRFVDRQQVFRQGSGEQVTPAPGKELVSCADPLGGHLYSALRDPAVADEEQPAAVKMVRLCQDQATIYLGNPTSDTATADLNDTIKWLNLMRGLYGILGSNVN from the coding sequence ATGATGCGCAGCCGAGGCCCCGTCGCCAGCTCAGCCAGCCGCCGCGCGCGCACGCGCGCCGGCGCCACCCTCCTCGCCCTCGCGGCGCTCGCCGCCTGCGCCGGTGAGGGCGACATCGACCGTACGCAGCCGAATCGCCTGCCGCGGTCGCTCTTCTCCGGCACCTGGTACCTGCGCAACACGGTGATCGGCGTGCCAGGCACCGCGACGGCCGCCTGGGTCGGTCAGACCGGCGCGCTCGAGAAGGTGCGCTGGGATGTGCAGGAGAAGTGGCTGATCGCCTACCGCGCCTACGAGGAGGTGCCAGGCACCGACAGTACCGAGCGCGGCAAGGTGGCTGCCAGCGAATACCGCGAGAACCCCGTGGCCGCCTTTCCGATCGAGTCGCACTTTGATCTGCGCCGCAACTACAACCCGACGACCGGCGAGCAGCTCAACGTGATCGAGGAGAACAGCACCGATCGCCCCTGGCATCAGCGCGAGTGGCTGCGCGTCGACTGGTCCACCAGCCAGGTCGATGGGCGGGCGTTCTACGGCGCGGGCGGGCGCGTGCCCTATCAGGCGCGCTTCTTCGTCCAGGCGCACGAGAAGAGCGCCGACGCGCCGCGCTTCATCGAGCGGGATGGGCGCGCGGTCGACTTCGACGCGCTGGCGACGGCGCGCGCGCGCCCCGCCGCGGCCTGGGGCGAGCGCATCGGCTATTTCGACCTGGTGGGGAAGTTCCTGCTCGAGCCCGAGACCGTCAAGCTGCGCTCGGGCGGGCGCGAGCGCGAGCTGCCCCTCTGCTGGTTCCAGAGCTACCGCGGCCAGAATTTCCAGACCGCGAGCTGCGGACCGACCGAGGTGCGCGTGCGCACCGCCTTCCTGCGCGTGGGCGAGCGCAACTTCGAGCCGGTGGCGCTGCCCAACCGCGAGATGGGCAAGTTTGGTTACTTTCGCACCGAGCGCTTCACCTGGGACCGCCGCTACGGTCTGCGCGAGTCGGGCCGCGTCTACCTCGCCGACGTCCACAATATTTGGCAGCGGGCCTATCGCACCGACGCGCAGGGCATGCTCGAGCGCGACGCCGACGGCGCCTATGTGCCGATCCCGGTAACCGAGCGGCAGCCCAAGCCGATCGTCTACCACCTCAACGAGGACTTCCCCTGCGAGCTGGTCGCCGCCGCGGAGCAGACGGCGGCCGGCTGGAATCGCGCCTTTCGCCGGACGGTCGCCGTGGCCAAGGGCCTGCTCGTGCGGACGACGGGCGAGAGCGAGGCCGAGCTCGACGCGATCGGCCGGGACGTCGTGCCCGATATGTTCCGGCTCGATCGCAATGGCTGGGAACAGCAGCAGCCGGGTGACGACTTCAGCTGCGCCAATCTTCGCCACGACGCGACGCGCGTCCGCGCCCGGCTCGGCGACCTGCGCTACAGCTTCCTCGCCTGGGTGCCCGAGCGGCAGCTTCGCGGCCCGCTCGGTTATGGTCCGCATTCGGCGGATCCGGAGACCGGCGAGGTGATCGCCGGCATGGCCCATGTCTATGGCGCTGCCGTCGACGAGTACGCCTCGACGGCGCTCGAGATCATTCGCGTGCTCAATAACGACCTGAGCCTCGACGACCTGACCACGGGCGCCGACGTCCGCAGCTATCTGGCCACGGTGCGCCAGCCAAGCGATCCGGCCAAGATCCCGGCCGAGGTGGCGCAGCTCCGCGGTGAAGCGCTGCGGGCGCTCTTGCTGGGCAAGGACGTGCAGCAGAAGCTCGCCGCCTTGCGCGAGCGCGGGCTCGAGCCGGCGAGCCCCGGCGCCAGCGCTCAGCGGCGCGAGCTGCTCGCGGGCAGCAGCCTCGCGGCGCCGCTGGTCGATGATGAGATCTTGCGCGCCTTGGCGCCGAGCGCCGCCACGGGCGGGCAGCTCGATCCGGCGAGCTTGCCGACGGAGCTGCGCGACGCGCTCTCACCGCTGCACTGGGCCTCGCCGGAGGCGCGCGAGCTCGACGAGCTGCGCATCGGTCGCGCGGCAGCGCAGACGCTGTGGTTGGCCGAGTTCGCCGACGATTCGATCCAGGGGCTGGCGGAGGAGGTCTGGCGGCGCTTTGGCGCCACCAAGGACTACGACGCGATGTGGCAGTACCTGCGCCAGATGATCTTCCGCGCGGTGATGGAGCATGAGGTCGGCCACACCCTCGGCCTGCGCCATAACTTCGCCGGCTCCTACGACAGCGTGAACTACTTCAACCGCTACTGGGACCTGCGGGCGCCGGCCGACGCCCAGGGCAAGGGCGGACTGATCACGCGCGATCCGCTGGCGGCGGGTGAATCGCTGACCTTCGCGCAGCTCTACCAGCAGGCGCAGCAGACCTCGGCGCAGGTGGCGGGGCGCATGCGCGAGCAGCAGTACTCGTCGATCATGGACTACCACGCCAAGTTCAACTCCGACGCTCAGGGCATCGGCAAGTACGATGAGGCGGCGATCCTCTTCGGTTACGGCGGCCACGTCGAGGTCTTCGACGAGGCTCCGGTGGGGGCCAAGGTCGTGCTGCGCGACCGCTTCAAGGACTGCCTGCCGCGCTACGAGAGCATTCCCAACCCGGCCTTCGACTATCTGCTCGAGCAATGGCACTACAGCTCGGTCTGGAACCTGCTCGGTGGCAAGAGCGGCCTGGTCCAGCGCCGCTTCCGCCGCTGGGCCGAGCTCAAGGCCGAGCAAGACCAGGCGACGACGCAATGCCGAGCCTTCGTTGCCGACGGCAGCGAAGAGGTCGCCGACTATGTCGCGCGTGAGGACACGCAGCGGGACGCTGAGGTGCCCTATATGTTCTGCGGCGACGAGTACGCGGGCGCGACGCAGAGCTGTCAGCGCTGGGACGAGGGCGCCGACCCACGCGAGCAGGTGCAGAACGTCGTCGACGGCTATCGCAGCTATTACTTCTTCAATAACTTCAAACGCGACCGCTTCGCCTTCGACGCTTACTCGGTCTTTCGGCGCGTCGCCGGCCGCTACTTCTCCTACCTACCCAACACCTATCAGCATTGGCTCTTCCAGACGGTCTTTCGCGACCCCCCGGATAGCGTGCAGGCGAACTACTGGACGCTGGGTACCTACACGGGCTTCAACTTGTTGATGGACGTGCTGGCCACGCCCTCCTATGGCACGTACTGCCGCTTCGACCCCGTGACGCGCAAGTGCTCGGCGACAGGGACGCAGTGGGGCCAGCTCAGCGACGACACGAAGGCGCCCGAAAGCAACCGCCTGGTAATCGAGCGCGGCCCGGGCCGCCGGCGCTTCAGCCGCTTCGACTATGCCTCCGGCTACAACTACCAGGAGCAGGTGCTCGAGAGCGGGCACTTCTGGGAGTCGCTGGCCGCGCTCGAGATGTTGACCCAGTCCGTCGGCACCTTCGTCGGCCGCGAGACCGGATCGGACTTCACGAGCTATCTGGTCCCCTACTACTTGACCTTCGACCACGAGCTGACGCGGCACTTCGAGGGCATCCTGACGGAGGACTACGAGCGCTATGCGCCGCGCATCGTGGAGGGCAAGCTGCGCACGCGGCCGGCGCGTCCGCTGCGGCTGCGGCCCGTCGGCAGCGAACCGGCCGTGCTGCTCGACCCGGCCACCGGCGAACGCCTCGACAACCTGCCGCTCGGCGAGGCGATCGATCTGCAGAATTGGTTCACGCAGAAATACTACACGCTGGTCCTCGGCATGCTCGAGCTGCGCTCGCTCTACAGCCTGCGCTTTGTCGACCGCCAGCAGGTCTTTCGCCAGGGGTCGGGGGAGCAGGTCACGCCGGCGCCGGGCAAGGAGCTCGTGTCCTGCGCCGATCCCTTGGGCGGTCACCTCTATAGCGCGCTACGCGACCCTGCGGTCGCCGACGAAGAGCAGCCCGCGGCGGTGAAGATGGTGCGGCTATGCCAGGACCAGGCCACGATCTACCTGGGCAATCCGACCTCCGACACGGCCACCGCAGACCTCAACGACACGATCAAGTGGCTCAACCTGATGCGCGGCCTCTACGGCATTCTCGGCAGTAACGTGAACTGA
- a CDS encoding tyrosine-type recombinase/integrase, whose product MHSPETLGRQITFFFTDYLVGQRGASPHTVHSYRDTFKLLLGFAACRASKKVADLSLADLDAPTVLAFLEHIEGERKCSIATRNVRLAAIRTFFRIVAANVPTAFEQCQRVIVIPMKIAPRRPIDYLERNELEAVLAAIDRSKSGGLRDYALFALIYNCGNRVQETLNLNANDLHLFKPFFVRLRGKGNKERVSPLWPQTAVVLRDLLARRGVEPTSTAPIFVNQRGERLGRDGVAYLLQKYVEKAGVRVSSLGRKRVHPHSLRHTTAVHMRRAGDEPNAIAALLGHAQITTTERFYGHVDLEEKRKAIEANPPPIKPTRGRWRRPEVLEFLTSL is encoded by the coding sequence ATGCACTCGCCTGAAACCTTGGGACGCCAGATCACGTTCTTCTTCACCGACTACCTGGTTGGCCAGCGCGGGGCGAGCCCGCATACGGTCCACAGCTACCGCGACACGTTCAAGCTCCTGCTCGGCTTCGCGGCTTGCCGCGCCAGCAAGAAGGTCGCCGATCTCTCGCTCGCGGACCTTGACGCGCCGACGGTGCTCGCTTTCCTCGAGCACATCGAGGGCGAGCGGAAGTGCAGCATCGCGACCCGCAACGTCCGGCTTGCCGCGATCCGCACGTTCTTCCGCATCGTCGCGGCCAATGTTCCCACGGCCTTCGAGCAGTGCCAGCGGGTAATCGTGATACCGATGAAGATCGCGCCACGTCGGCCGATCGACTACTTGGAGCGCAACGAGTTGGAGGCGGTGCTCGCCGCCATCGACAGGTCGAAGTCCGGCGGGCTGCGCGACTACGCCCTGTTCGCGCTCATCTACAACTGCGGAAACCGAGTGCAGGAGACCCTCAATCTCAACGCGAATGACCTCCACCTCTTCAAGCCGTTCTTCGTGCGCCTGCGCGGCAAGGGCAACAAGGAGCGCGTGAGCCCGCTTTGGCCCCAGACCGCCGTGGTGCTCCGCGATCTGCTGGCCCGACGCGGGGTCGAGCCGACGAGCACTGCGCCGATCTTCGTCAACCAGCGCGGTGAGCGCCTCGGTCGCGACGGGGTCGCCTACCTCCTGCAGAAGTACGTGGAGAAGGCCGGCGTGCGCGTCTCGTCTCTGGGCCGCAAGCGCGTTCACCCTCATTCGCTCCGGCACACGACAGCCGTGCACATGCGCCGCGCGGGCGACGAGCCCAACGCGATCGCCGCCCTGCTCGGGCACGCGCAGATCACGACGACCGAGCGTTTCTACGGCCACGTCGATCTCGAGGAGAAGCGCAAGGCGATCGAGGCCAACCCGCCGCCGATCAAGCCGACGCGCGGGCGATGGCGCCGGCCGGAAGTTCTGGAGTTCCTGACCAGCTTGTAG
- a CDS encoding transposase yields the protein MLAQADAHGAGYPAFVRKEFERYLRCGRLAGGFSRLVCKACGFNHLLAFSCKGRLCPSCANRRMEQTALFLSAKVLPKVAYRQWTVSLPWRIHWQVGTNTKLLSAALSVVLRSLFAWQRRVARRVGIAQPLCGSVTFIHRFNSQLLLSPHFHALVPDGVFSVDEGGALGFAQLPPPRDDEVEALLRRIGDRIEALVQQQCADAIDDDDPDALQHSLAEATQAPRRHPWQTHPAPQPPARPRCFALDGYSLHADVAVAAEDRRGLRRLLRYGARPALAARRVSLLEGMVVYRLRKPTATGRTQLQMTPQQFIRRLAALTPPPWLNLIRFYGVFASAHRQRQAIAQRVAQQLDPADDPFACPPLRPQQSTDRHDAPSSAPPPHLRIAWSELLRRTFDDPLVCPRCQRRMRLIAVVKDPDAIAAILAHPAHRDDDPGTGPDPPQLPPNLEPQPELFQSRPEPLQPR from the coding sequence GTGCTGGCGCAAGCCGACGCGCATGGTGCCGGCTACCCGGCGTTTGTACGCAAGGAATTCGAGCGTTACCTGCGTTGCGGACGGCTTGCCGGAGGGTTCTCGCGCCTTGTCTGCAAGGCATGTGGATTCAACCACTTGCTGGCGTTTTCGTGCAAAGGCAGGTTGTGCCCGTCGTGCGCGAATCGACGGATGGAGCAGACGGCGTTGTTTCTGAGCGCGAAGGTGCTGCCCAAGGTGGCCTACCGGCAGTGGACAGTGTCGCTGCCGTGGCGCATCCACTGGCAGGTGGGCACCAACACCAAGCTGCTCAGCGCGGCGTTGTCGGTGGTGTTACGCAGTCTGTTTGCCTGGCAACGGCGTGTGGCGCGACGGGTCGGTATCGCCCAGCCTCTGTGTGGATCGGTGACCTTCATCCATCGGTTCAATTCACAGCTGCTTCTGTCCCCACACTTTCACGCGCTGGTGCCCGATGGCGTGTTCTCCGTCGACGAGGGTGGGGCGCTGGGTTTCGCGCAGCTCCCACCGCCGCGCGACGACGAAGTCGAAGCGCTCCTACGCCGCATCGGAGACCGCATCGAGGCGCTGGTGCAGCAGCAATGCGCTGATGCCATCGACGACGATGACCCCGATGCGCTGCAGCACTCCCTCGCGGAGGCCACCCAGGCGCCTCGTCGCCATCCATGGCAGACCCACCCGGCACCCCAGCCGCCGGCCCGGCCTCGCTGCTTTGCGCTCGACGGCTACTCGCTGCACGCCGACGTTGCAGTGGCCGCCGAGGATCGGCGTGGCTTGCGTCGGCTGCTCCGCTACGGTGCGCGACCGGCGCTGGCTGCCCGCCGTGTCTCGCTGTTAGAGGGCATGGTCGTCTACAGGCTTCGCAAGCCCACCGCCACCGGACGGACGCAGCTTCAAATGACCCCGCAGCAGTTCATCCGCCGGCTTGCCGCCCTGACACCGCCACCTTGGCTCAATCTCATCCGCTTCTATGGCGTTTTCGCCTCCGCCCACCGCCAGCGCCAGGCTATCGCCCAGCGCGTCGCCCAACAGCTCGATCCGGCCGACGACCCGTTTGCTTGTCCGCCGCTGCGCCCCCAGCAGTCAACCGACCGCCATGACGCCCCTTCCTCCGCGCCGCCGCCGCACCTGCGCATCGCCTGGTCTGAACTCCTGCGGCGCACGTTCGACGATCCCCTCGTCTGCCCGCGCTGCCAACGTCGAATGCGTCTGATCGCTGTCGTCAAGGACCCCGACGCCATCGCCGCCATCTTGGCTCACCCCGCTCATCGCGACGACGACCCCGGCACCGGTCCCGACCCTCCGCAGTTGCCCCCGAACCTCGAGCCCCAGCCCGAGCTGTTCCAATCGAGACCTGAACCGCTCCAACCTCGCTGA
- a CDS encoding DUF2157 domain-containing protein, translating to MSTRLNRRILVEIDHLAMQGILDPRQVQQIAARYPTERWDVLVLVRWFTILGAVTAGAGIVLLAKELVNALRLGEIGLAGATVGLIFLARWLTRAKGLEKTGAALEMAAGFALQGLTILLAIDFSTGSKNWPALVGTQSVLLAGLAYLLRNRLVLIHSGVCFFVFFGGETGYVSGWGAYWLSMNYPLRFIAAGLVFLGVAWLHAARLRGAYQSFSRVYAHLGLLVIHLALWFFAVFGYFEEHVRWEGNEGERIGFSLLWAIVSVACLWFAGTLGQRMLRGYGLTFLIINVYTFYFQFVVAHSAEAWWLHLLLVGGTLVWLGFWLERRLRHGGTGGPPASPSAASPTQPL from the coding sequence ATGAGCACACGGTTGAACCGCCGGATTCTTGTCGAGATCGACCACCTGGCCATGCAGGGCATCCTTGATCCAAGGCAGGTGCAACAGATTGCAGCGCGGTATCCGACCGAGCGCTGGGACGTGCTCGTGCTCGTCCGTTGGTTCACGATTCTCGGCGCCGTCACGGCCGGCGCTGGCATTGTCTTGCTCGCCAAGGAGCTCGTAAACGCCCTCCGCCTCGGGGAGATCGGCCTCGCCGGCGCCACCGTGGGCCTGATCTTCCTTGCGCGTTGGCTCACGCGAGCCAAGGGGCTTGAGAAGACTGGGGCCGCCCTGGAGATGGCTGCCGGCTTCGCGCTGCAAGGCCTAACGATTCTACTGGCGATCGACTTCTCTACCGGGTCGAAGAATTGGCCTGCACTGGTGGGAACGCAATCAGTCTTGCTCGCGGGTCTTGCCTATCTTCTGCGCAACCGGCTCGTGCTCATCCATTCGGGGGTCTGCTTCTTCGTCTTCTTTGGTGGCGAGACCGGCTATGTGTCCGGGTGGGGCGCCTATTGGCTGAGCATGAACTACCCGCTGCGCTTCATTGCCGCCGGTCTTGTCTTCCTCGGAGTCGCCTGGTTGCACGCAGCGCGCTTGCGGGGTGCGTACCAGTCATTTTCTCGCGTCTATGCGCACCTTGGTCTTCTCGTTATTCACCTGGCGCTCTGGTTCTTTGCGGTGTTTGGCTACTTCGAGGAACACGTCCGCTGGGAAGGCAACGAAGGCGAGCGAATCGGCTTTAGCCTCCTCTGGGCCATAGTCAGCGTGGCGTGCCTATGGTTCGCTGGAACATTGGGTCAGCGGATGCTTCGGGGTTACGGCCTGACGTTTCTCATCATCAACGTCTACACGTTCTACTTCCAGTTCGTAGTCGCTCACTCTGCAGAGGCGTGGTGGCTCCATCTCCTGCTGGTGGGTGGCACTCTGGTATGGCTTGGATTCTGGCTCGAGCGGCGCTTGCGACACGGAGGCACGGGCGGGCCACCGGCTTCGCCATCCGCAGCTTCGCCTACTCAGCCGCTGTGA
- a CDS encoding DUF2029 domain-containing protein, protein MARRRAKRPGRRAALAPRGTGRPGAARRARWWLLLPLAALHLALVVDVARQPLATEATSASHRAVIWPLHNDTIHRIGPGADFFAVYHAGQALAAGLDPYQQLETPRRTPYWFPFRYLPLVGQTLGRAASAFAPQTAYLLWLALTELMLLGLVGALLARQTRVAWQREVALGALLLSSPYLLELHMGQFTFVTVAAVALAVLLDARGPAHSPARWSLRLGAALAYTGALLLKLFPAVAIPALLRQRRYWPLLALALGALTAALLNDFAGHPQRLRTFWELNFSQPVGGMDGGNVGLVYAAYLALERLWPAWHAAHWSSFLGLWRIGVLGASALVVLLARGRDLSVGVALLLLGHFVSYAHVWEHHTSGVLVLGVLLLLAEAPGAAPQPRRPRWDTAVVVAALVLLALPTPFALFDLEKDPRVVDPSAAWPLAARYLVVLSKALPTAALFVVALSRQLKGGKAAAPATAAGQVAGQATR, encoded by the coding sequence ATGGCACGGCGCAGAGCGAAGCGACCAGGGCGGAGGGCGGCGCTGGCGCCCCGCGGCACGGGGAGGCCGGGCGCCGCGCGGCGAGCGCGCTGGTGGCTGCTGCTGCCGCTGGCGGCGTTGCACCTGGCGCTCGTCGTCGACGTGGCGCGACAGCCGCTGGCCACCGAGGCCACCTCGGCCTCGCATCGCGCGGTGATCTGGCCGCTGCATAACGATACGATTCATCGCATCGGGCCGGGCGCAGACTTCTTCGCCGTCTACCACGCCGGCCAGGCGCTGGCGGCGGGGCTCGACCCTTACCAGCAGCTCGAGACGCCGCGGCGCACGCCCTACTGGTTTCCCTTTCGCTACCTGCCGCTGGTCGGGCAGACGCTGGGGCGCGCGGCCAGCGCCTTCGCGCCCCAGACAGCCTACCTGCTGTGGCTGGCGCTGACCGAGCTGATGCTCTTGGGTCTCGTCGGCGCGCTGCTCGCCCGGCAGACCCGCGTCGCCTGGCAACGCGAGGTCGCGTTGGGCGCGCTGCTGCTGAGCAGCCCCTACCTGCTCGAGCTGCACATGGGGCAGTTCACCTTCGTGACGGTCGCGGCCGTGGCCCTCGCGGTGCTCCTCGACGCGCGCGGCCCGGCCCACTCGCCCGCGCGCTGGTCGCTGCGGCTCGGCGCCGCGCTGGCCTATACCGGCGCCCTGCTGCTGAAGCTCTTCCCCGCCGTGGCCATACCGGCACTGCTGCGCCAGCGCCGCTACTGGCCGCTGCTGGCGCTGGCGCTCGGCGCCCTGACGGCCGCGCTGCTAAACGACTTCGCGGGCCACCCGCAGCGGCTACGCACCTTCTGGGAGCTCAACTTCTCGCAGCCCGTGGGCGGCATGGACGGCGGCAACGTCGGGCTCGTCTACGCGGCGTATCTGGCGCTGGAGCGCCTCTGGCCCGCCTGGCACGCGGCGCATTGGAGCAGCTTCCTCGGCCTCTGGCGGATCGGCGTGTTGGGGGCCAGCGCCTTGGTGGTGCTGCTGGCCCGCGGGCGCGACCTCAGCGTCGGCGTCGCGCTGCTCTTGCTGGGGCATTTCGTCAGCTATGCGCACGTCTGGGAGCACCACACCAGCGGGGTCCTCGTGCTGGGCGTGCTGCTGCTCCTGGCCGAGGCGCCAGGCGCCGCGCCACAGCCGCGCCGGCCCCGCTGGGATACGGCCGTCGTCGTCGCCGCCCTCGTGCTGCTCGCGCTGCCGACCCCCTTCGCCCTCTTCGACCTCGAGAAGGATCCGCGCGTGGTCGACCCCTCTGCCGCCTGGCCCCTCGCCGCGCGCTATCTGGTGGTGTTGAGCAAGGCGCTGCCCACCGCCGCGCTCTTCGTGGTCGCCCTGTCGCGGCAGCTCAAGGGCGGCAAGGCTGCAGCACCGGCGACGGCTGCGGGACAGGTCGCGGGACAAGCCACGAGATAG